From the Acidicapsa ligni genome, one window contains:
- a CDS encoding SDR family oxidoreductase: MNKVLITGAGTGFGHEAAMRLAVKGFHVTATVEIWAQVQTLKRQAAERGVTLHVEKLDVTNEGDRKKALGWDIEILVNNAGVLEGGSVLDIPGENMRNQFEVNVIGPLLLTQGIAKQMVKRGTGRIVWVSSREGLNTNPFTGIYSASKHAVEAIAETMSLELQEFGIEVATVNPGPFLTGFNDRGFETWKSWEDDPSERLFDYSKLAFPRAQFNPEPVYVTLTAVAAGEIDTYRNLEPKSMLEETKHLIEAPWNKKIKDGLGTRPASLQHSFEMKPETPMPE; this comes from the coding sequence ATGAATAAGGTTCTTATCACGGGAGCAGGTACAGGCTTTGGGCATGAAGCCGCTATGCGGCTTGCAGTGAAGGGATTTCACGTAACCGCGACAGTCGAGATCTGGGCTCAGGTTCAGACATTGAAGCGGCAAGCAGCCGAACGCGGTGTCACCCTGCACGTCGAGAAACTCGATGTGACCAATGAGGGAGATCGCAAGAAAGCACTCGGCTGGGATATCGAAATTCTTGTGAACAATGCTGGAGTTCTCGAAGGCGGTTCTGTCCTCGATATACCCGGCGAAAACATGCGTAATCAGTTCGAAGTAAACGTGATTGGCCCCCTGCTGTTGACCCAGGGAATCGCCAAGCAAATGGTGAAGCGCGGCACGGGACGCATCGTATGGGTTTCGTCGCGTGAGGGCCTGAACACGAACCCCTTCACCGGCATCTATTCCGCCTCCAAGCACGCAGTCGAAGCGATCGCCGAGACTATGAGCCTTGAGCTCCAGGAGTTCGGAATCGAAGTAGCCACGGTAAATCCCGGTCCCTTTCTCACTGGTTTCAACGACCGCGGATTCGAGACATGGAAGAGCTGGGAAGACGATCCCTCCGAACGGCTATTCGATTATTCGAAGCTTGCTTTCCCACGTGCCCAGTTCAATCCAGAACCGGTCTACGTTACTCTCACCGCCGTCGCCGCAGGCGAGATCGATACGTACCGCAATCTTGAGCCGAAATCGATGCTTGAAGAGACGAAGCATCTCATCGAGGCTCCCTGGAACAAGAAGATCAAGGACGGGCTCGGCACCCGGCCTGCCAGCTTGCAACATTCCTTCGAGATGAAGCCAGAAACTCCAATGCCTGAGTAG
- a CDS encoding FAD-dependent oxidoreductase: MATLQRISGTQSLPSSKAAYTQLSPAQLNSAMRYGVSRVYSSAKQLYRQGERGADLYIVLEGAIETFWSDLLEQEEQSVMLAPGEFTGELNLLNQKETLIAARAMAGSSILRIPRERLRALLIAEPEIGELVVKTIVHRRQWFMQIQAGGLTIIRSSENGDTEKVERFLNANSYPFRVVDLQQSPATQRLAEERGLDASVLPAVLSAKWTLKRPELRVLADKLGISDDIRDGITWDVLVVGAGPAGLATAVYTASEGLRTLVLDSYAPGGQAGTSSKIENYLGFSHGVSGAELAKQAQVQAEKFGATVAVCRTVKAIDCSEDPFYVELDGDQKISARAVIIATGANYRKLSIKGFKRFEGVGIHYAATPIDVQHCADQQVVIVGGGNSAGQAAMFLSAHANHVHMLIRGPQLSSTMSDYLVQRIHASKGITLHPCSEVVGVEGEDRLSHVTWRSQATGDDTRFATEHLFVMIGADPCTEWLRDCIELDSHGFVKTSSGSEERGHFETSVRGIFAVGDVRSGSVKRVASAVGEGSIVVPEIHRYLGTLG, from the coding sequence GTGGCGACACTTCAACGTATTTCTGGCACGCAATCTCTCCCCTCTTCGAAGGCAGCTTACACCCAGCTTTCTCCGGCTCAGTTGAACAGCGCAATGCGGTACGGAGTCAGTCGCGTCTATAGCTCAGCTAAGCAACTCTATCGTCAGGGAGAGCGTGGAGCTGATCTCTACATCGTCCTTGAGGGCGCCATAGAAACGTTCTGGTCTGATCTGCTCGAACAGGAAGAACAATCGGTCATGCTTGCCCCTGGAGAGTTTACTGGGGAATTGAATCTCTTGAATCAGAAAGAGACGTTGATAGCTGCGCGTGCTATGGCAGGAAGCAGCATCCTTCGTATTCCGCGTGAACGTTTGCGAGCACTTCTCATCGCCGAACCTGAAATAGGGGAATTGGTTGTGAAGACTATCGTCCACAGGCGGCAATGGTTCATGCAAATTCAAGCCGGTGGCCTGACGATTATTCGCAGCAGTGAAAATGGAGACACTGAAAAAGTAGAGCGCTTTCTAAACGCGAATTCTTATCCTTTCCGTGTCGTCGATCTCCAGCAGTCGCCAGCAACGCAGCGTCTTGCTGAGGAAAGAGGATTAGATGCCTCTGTTCTGCCCGCTGTACTCAGCGCGAAGTGGACGCTGAAACGTCCTGAGCTTCGTGTTCTCGCGGACAAGCTCGGTATTTCGGATGACATTCGAGACGGCATCACCTGGGATGTTCTGGTTGTCGGAGCAGGACCAGCCGGGCTCGCGACCGCGGTATACACCGCCTCAGAAGGCCTTCGAACACTTGTCCTCGATAGCTATGCCCCAGGTGGACAAGCAGGAACCAGTTCGAAAATCGAAAATTACCTGGGATTCTCGCATGGAGTCTCAGGTGCAGAACTTGCCAAGCAAGCCCAGGTACAGGCCGAGAAGTTTGGCGCGACTGTAGCCGTTTGCAGAACGGTGAAAGCTATAGACTGCTCCGAAGATCCTTTCTATGTAGAACTCGACGGCGATCAGAAAATCTCGGCACGAGCAGTCATCATTGCAACCGGCGCGAACTACAGAAAGCTCAGCATCAAGGGGTTCAAACGATTTGAAGGAGTTGGCATCCACTACGCCGCGACTCCAATTGATGTGCAGCATTGCGCAGACCAGCAGGTCGTGATTGTCGGCGGTGGCAACTCAGCCGGACAAGCTGCGATGTTTCTCTCCGCACACGCCAATCATGTCCACATGCTTATCCGAGGACCACAACTTTCCAGCACCATGTCGGACTATCTCGTGCAGCGAATTCACGCCTCAAAAGGAATAACGCTGCACCCGTGTTCAGAAGTGGTAGGCGTAGAGGGCGAAGATCGTTTAAGCCATGTCACCTGGCGCTCACAGGCCACGGGCGATGACACTCGTTTCGCAACGGAACACTTATTCGTAATGATCGGCGCAGACCCATGTACAGAGTGGCTTCGCGATTGCATAGAGCTCGATTCGCATGGGTTTGTGAAAACCTCATCCGGCTCCGAAGAGCGCGGCCATTTCGAAACCTCCGTGCGTGGGATTTTTGCCGTCGGTGACGTCCGCTCTGGTTCGGTGAAGCGTGTGGCATCGGCAGTTGGAGAAGGTTCCATAGTAGTTCCTGAAATTCATCGCTACCTCGGCACTCTCGGATAG
- the budA gene encoding acetolactate decarboxylase, whose protein sequence is MATLSCDIPESLSWALEQRFQATREDTSTFVSRVLLRALSKPVHTLFQVSTSRALVQGVYQEAVSSTRLLGHGDFGLGTFDELDGEMVVLDGIVYQVRSDGTVHHIDGDVGTPFATVLFFSPGEDVQLQSLESFAALCAVCDQHRASQNIFYAFRVDGVFSHVHTRAMHKQQSGVSLKTAAGRQPEFHFNDIEGTLVGFWSPQYVGSVDIPGYHFHFLSKDRTKGGHVLECAGADIRLQIEIVKEFHLSLPDTEEFLQADLTVDLSKDLSAAEGNHSERKS, encoded by the coding sequence ATGGCGACGTTATCGTGTGACATTCCAGAATCCTTATCCTGGGCGTTAGAGCAGCGATTCCAGGCGACTCGAGAAGACACCTCCACCTTCGTCTCGCGTGTCCTGCTTCGGGCTTTAAGTAAGCCTGTGCATACGCTTTTCCAGGTCTCCACTTCGAGAGCTCTGGTTCAGGGTGTGTACCAGGAAGCGGTCTCGAGTACGCGCCTTCTGGGCCATGGAGATTTCGGCCTTGGCACCTTCGATGAACTCGATGGCGAGATGGTCGTTCTCGACGGTATCGTCTACCAGGTGCGCAGTGATGGAACAGTGCATCATATCGATGGAGATGTAGGCACTCCCTTCGCAACGGTTCTATTCTTCTCTCCTGGTGAAGACGTTCAACTGCAAAGTCTGGAGAGCTTCGCAGCCCTTTGCGCTGTCTGTGACCAGCATCGTGCCTCGCAGAATATCTTCTACGCCTTCCGCGTAGACGGAGTGTTCAGCCATGTGCACACGCGTGCCATGCACAAACAACAGAGCGGAGTCTCGCTCAAGACTGCAGCCGGAAGGCAGCCCGAGTTCCACTTCAACGACATTGAGGGAACACTCGTTGGATTCTGGTCGCCGCAGTATGTTGGTTCCGTTGACATCCCTGGCTATCACTTCCACTTCCTTTCAAAAGACCGCACCAAAGGAGGGCACGTTCTGGAATGCGCAGGAGCCGACATTCGCTTGCAGATCGAGATCGTCAAGGAATTTCATCTTTCCTTACCGGACACCGAAGAGTTCCTTCAGGCAGACCTAACTGTAGACCTTTCAAAAGACCTCAGCGCAGCTGAGGGAAACCACTCAGAGAGGAAATCATGA
- the alsS gene encoding acetolactate synthase AlsS, whose amino-acid sequence MSQDSAISKKPKSGAEVVVEALERRNVRWAFGVPGAKIDSVFNALKDSSIQTVVCRHEQNAAFIAGGIGRMTGKAGVAIATSGPGSSNLVTGLATANTEGDPVVALAGAVALEDRLKKIHQTLDSVSLCRPVTKYSVEVDSPSAVAEVMENAFRAAEAERPGAAFVSLPIDVMGAPAACEAIEPCEIPTLGAADVESIAEAARLINKAQRPIVLLGMLAGRPENIEAVRRLLDDGKLPVVGTFQAAGAVSLTEYPSFAGRVWQTNNMPGDQALAAADLVVTIGYDPVEYWPSIWNRGNKRTIIHIDSGRADIDNSYRPSVELIGGIGPTVAALANIVMHSGPDTVMSKLLKEIVQQREEAARIAAAKGGTPIHPLRLVSGLQSLLSPDMTLCLDMGSFHLWIARNLHSFRARQVLITNGQQTLGVALPWAIAATLVRPADKVISISGDGGFLFSAMELETAVRLKSNLVHMVWIDGTYDMVATQEREKYGRASGIEFGPVDPVKYAEAFGAKGMMIKSPDEIGPVMKRALDAQGPVIIGVHVDYSDNHLLFDNVDTRAIH is encoded by the coding sequence ATGAGTCAGGATAGTGCCATATCCAAAAAGCCAAAGAGTGGCGCAGAAGTAGTTGTAGAAGCTCTCGAACGCCGCAATGTCAGGTGGGCATTTGGAGTTCCCGGCGCAAAGATCGACAGCGTCTTCAATGCACTCAAGGATTCGTCGATTCAGACTGTAGTATGTCGTCACGAGCAGAATGCAGCATTCATTGCCGGCGGCATCGGCCGTATGACAGGCAAGGCAGGAGTCGCGATTGCGACCTCAGGGCCAGGCAGCTCAAACCTTGTAACCGGATTGGCCACAGCCAACACGGAAGGGGACCCGGTTGTCGCACTCGCCGGAGCGGTCGCTCTGGAAGACAGGTTGAAAAAGATTCATCAGACCTTGGACTCAGTGAGCCTCTGCAGGCCGGTCACAAAGTACAGTGTCGAGGTGGACTCTCCCTCAGCCGTTGCCGAAGTCATGGAGAATGCATTTCGCGCCGCTGAAGCAGAACGTCCCGGAGCAGCGTTTGTCAGCTTGCCTATCGACGTGATGGGCGCGCCTGCTGCATGTGAAGCAATTGAACCGTGCGAGATTCCAACGCTTGGCGCAGCCGATGTCGAGTCGATCGCTGAGGCCGCGAGGCTCATCAATAAAGCACAAAGGCCAATCGTGTTATTAGGAATGCTCGCTGGCAGGCCGGAAAATATCGAGGCCGTTCGACGTCTGCTCGACGATGGCAAGCTTCCGGTCGTAGGAACATTTCAAGCCGCAGGAGCAGTCTCGCTAACGGAGTATCCAAGCTTCGCAGGGCGTGTCTGGCAAACCAATAATATGCCCGGTGATCAAGCGTTGGCCGCTGCAGATCTCGTTGTCACAATCGGCTACGATCCTGTCGAATACTGGCCATCCATCTGGAATCGCGGGAATAAACGGACCATCATCCATATCGATTCAGGAAGGGCAGACATCGATAACAGCTATCGTCCATCTGTGGAGTTGATCGGCGGTATCGGACCAACCGTTGCAGCGTTAGCGAACATCGTCATGCACAGCGGACCCGATACCGTGATGAGCAAACTTCTGAAGGAAATAGTTCAGCAACGAGAAGAGGCAGCCCGCATCGCTGCGGCCAAGGGCGGTACGCCGATTCATCCTTTGCGCCTTGTCTCAGGACTTCAATCCCTTCTCTCTCCGGACATGACGCTTTGTCTCGATATGGGCTCGTTTCACCTGTGGATAGCGCGTAATCTGCATAGCTTTCGTGCCCGGCAAGTACTCATCACCAATGGACAACAAACATTAGGCGTCGCACTTCCCTGGGCAATCGCCGCGACACTTGTGCGTCCGGCCGACAAGGTCATATCGATATCGGGCGATGGTGGATTTTTATTCTCTGCAATGGAACTTGAGACGGCCGTTCGTCTAAAGTCAAACCTGGTGCACATGGTCTGGATCGATGGCACTTACGATATGGTGGCCACCCAGGAACGGGAGAAATATGGGCGGGCCTCCGGCATTGAGTTTGGCCCCGTCGATCCAGTGAAGTACGCGGAAGCTTTTGGGGCAAAGGGAATGATGATCAAGTCTCCAGACGAGATCGGTCCGGTGATGAAGCGAGCCCTCGACGCGCAAGGGCCCGTGATCATTGGCGTTCACGTTGACTACAGCGACAATCACCTGCTCTTTGATAACGTCGATACACGGGCGATTCACTAA